The Hippopotamus amphibius kiboko isolate mHipAmp2 chromosome 3, mHipAmp2.hap2, whole genome shotgun sequence genomic interval tcccttctgcacTGTGGTTCCGCAGTGAATGCAGGATAACAATATATGAGATCATCAGAATTATAAAACTGATTGTGCAAAGGGCCCCACTATTGAATACCACCAATAGGTTCATCACATGAATATCCATGCAGGCAAGTTTCAACAAGGGCTGCATATCACAGCAATAGTGATCAATCAGATTGGATCCACAGAAGGGCAATCTCAAGGCCAGCATAATCTGAGCCAAAGAGTGTATAAAAGACCCTACCCAGGCAAGACCAATCAGGATGATGCAAACTTGCTGGCTCATGATGGTTGGGTAATGCAAAGGCTGGCAGATGGCTGCATAGCGATCAATGGCCATGAGAATGAAGACAAAGATCTCCATGGAGCCAAAAAAATGCAGTGCAAAGACTTGAGTCATGCACTCATTGtaagatatgattttttttgtagaCAGGGCATCCACAATTACTCTGGGGGCCATGGAAGTTGAAAAGCAGATATCAACCAAggacaaataaaataagaagaagtACATGGGACTCCCAAGTGTCCGGCTGGACTTGATGGTCACAATAATGAGTGAATTCCCCACCATGATTCCCACATAGAAAATGAAGAACACTGCAGACACCACTTTCTGCATCTCAGGATCCTGTGTCAGTCCTAACAGTATGAATTCAGTGACACTGTTATTTTGCAGCATTGTTTCTCTTGATGAGGGGAAAGCACTTGTTAGAACAAATctgcaaaagagaaaggaaaaaaaaaatacttatgataTGAATTCTAGGGTTGGAGGCCAAATAAATATGGAACAGCCACTTTTAAATTGGTAATAATTTATCTGCTGTGTACTACTTTTACctgaataaaatggaatttataaTACTTCAATCTATTTCCCAGattgtaaatgaaaataatgatataaGAAATAGGaacataataaaaagtaattttttttcagacttaataaacacaaacacaagATAGAAGGTAAggtggagagaaagaaacaataaatataaaattttagcaaTGAATACATAGTCAGCTGGTCCAGGCCATAATGGAACTTATTTTAATCTGTTACTTT includes:
- the LOC130849129 gene encoding olfactory receptor 4C11-like; this encodes MLQNNSVTEFILLGLTQDPEMQKVVSAVFFIFYVGIMVGNSLIIVTIKSSRTLGSPMYFFLFYLSLVDICFSTSMAPRVIVDALSTKKIISYNECMTQVFALHFFGSMEIFVFILMAIDRYAAICQPLHYPTIMSQQVCIILIGLAWVGSFIHSLAQIMLALRLPFCGSNLIDHYCCDMQPLLKLACMDIHVMNLLVVFNSGALCTISFIILMISYIVILHSLRNHSAEGRKKALSTCTSHVIVVVLFFGPCIFLYTRPPTTLPTDKMIAVFYTIGTPFLNPLIYTLRNAEVKNAMKKLWHVRITSESKR